Within the Solwaraspora sp. WMMA2056 genome, the region CCAGCCGTGGCGGTTCCGGTTGGCCGACGGCGCGATCGAGGTACGGCTCGACCGGAGCCGGCTGCTGCCGGCCTGCGACCCGACCGGCTGGGCGGCCCGGATCGGCTGCGGTGCCGCCCTGTACAACCTGCGGCTGGCGCTGGCGGTCGGCGGCACGCCCGCGCAGGTCCGGCTGCGGCCGGAGCCGGCCGACCCGCATCTGCTGGCCCGGCTGGTGCCGGCGGCCCCGCACGCCGCCACCCCCACCGAGTGCCGGCTGCACGCGGCGATCCCCCGCCGGCACAGCAACCGGCTGCCGTTCCGGCCCGATCCGGTGCCGCCGCCGATCCGGCAACGGCTCATCGACGCCGCCCGAGCCGAGGACGGCTGGCTGGAGCTGGTGATCGGCTCGACCGCAGTCGGCGCGATCGCGGAGATCGCGATGAGCGCCCACCGGGTGCTCGACCGGGACCCCGCCTACCAGGCCGAGGTGGCCCGGCTGACCCGGCACTACCCCGCGCCGGACGGGGTGCCGGCGATCTCCGGTGGGCCGGTCGCCGAACCACAGGACCTGCTGCCGCAGCGGCCGTTCGGTGACTGGCTGCGGGTACCGGGGCGCGACTTCGAGTCGGAGCCGCTGGTGGCCGTGCTCGGCGCAGCCGGCAACACGCCCAGCGACCAGCTCATCGCCGGGCAGGCGTTGCAGCGGGTGCTGTTGACGGTGACCGACGCCGGTCTGGCCGCGTCGATGCTGTCCCAGCCGATCGAGGTGGCCCAGGCACGGGAGCAGCTCCGCCTGGCGCTGGGCCGGTTCGGTTCCCCGCAGATGGTCATCCGGATCGGATACGGTCAGCCAGGTCGACCGACGCCGCGTCGGGACACGACCGACGTGATCGACACGGTCCTGGAGGAAACATGACTGACCCGATCGTCGTGGGTGTCGACGGTTCGCCAGCGAGTCTGTGCGCGGCCCGGCACGCCGCCGGCGCCGCGGCACGCGGCGACGCGCCGCTGGTGCTGGTGCACGGATACCTGCACGCCTTCGGGTACGGGATCCCGATCAACCCCTACGACGGGGAGCTACCGGGCCCGAACGAGGAAGGTGAGCGGATGCTGGCCGAGACCGCGGCGCAGCTGCGGGCGCAGTGGCCGGGGCTGATGGTCGAGACCCGGCAGGTCGCCGCTGGCGGGGCACCCACCCTGATCGAGGAGTCGCGGCACGCGGAGCTGGTGGTGGTCGGCAGCCGCGGTCTCGGCGGGTTCACCGGGCTGCTGCTCGGCTCGGTCAGCTCCCAGGTGGCCGGGCATGCGCACTGCCCGGTGCTGGTGGTCCGTCCACCGGACGCGCCGGACGACACCGACCGGCCGGTGCTGGTCGGCGTCGACGGGTCGGCGCACGCCGAAACCGCCCTGTTCATCGCCGCCGACGAGGCCGTCGCGCGAGGCGTCGACCTGACGCTGCTGCACGTGTGGTGGCCGAACTCGATGCGCGACAGCGGCGAGTTCCCCGCACCGGCGCAGGCCGCCCGGGCCGAGGCCGACGAGGTTCTCGAGGAGGCCGCGGCGGCGGTCCGCCGCCGCCACCCGGACCTGGCAGCGGAGAAACGTCCGTTGGAGGGGGTGGAGGCAGACGCGGTGATGGTGGAGGCCAGCCGGACAGCCGGCCTGGTCGTGGTCGGTTCCCGTGGTCGGGGCGGGTTCACCGGGCTGCTGCTCGGATCGGTGAGTCAGACGCTGGTGCACCACGCACACTGCCCGGTGCTGGTGGCCCGCCCACATTCGCACCGCTGACCGGCCCGCCAGCCGGGTCGAACGTCCCTGCCGCCCGGTCAGACGGTGTAACGCAGGATCGCACCGACGCCGTCGGGCACCTGGTCGGCGAGCTTGTCCGGCACCACCACCAGCCGGGTTCCGCCGGCGAGGGCGGCCCGCACGGCGGCATCACCCAGCGGCACCTCGACGGGATCCGTCACGCCGAAAACGGCCACCGCGCCGACCGTGGCACCGACCTGGTCGGGCTGCGGTCCGGCGTACGCCGAACGGGTTGTCAGCTGCGGGTCGTCGACCAGCAGCAGGGTGTCGACCTGCCGGCGGGCGAGCGTCGCGAGCGTGTCCGACGCCCCAGCGGCGGCCCGGTCAGCCTGGCCGATCTCCCGCCAGTACGCCGCGACGGCGGCGGCCACGTCCGCGTCGGCGATGCCCTCCACCACGTCGACGGCCTGTTCGACCGCCGCGTCGGTGGTGTCGTAGGCGCCCTGCACCTCGTGCAGCAGTTCGGCGACCCGGGTCGGCGACTTGTCCCGTAGGAACTGCACCGCCCGGACGTCCCCGGTGACCACGACCGCCCGGGGTCGGACCTCGTCGACCAGTTCGGCGAGCCGCTCGGCCACCAGCGTCGCGTTGGCCTCCCAGCGGTCCTCGGCCCGCTGCTGGTACCGCCGCTGGGACCAGCCGCCCGGATGCGACCGGGTAATGTGCAACGTCTCCCCGGCGACCGACTCGGTCACCTCCACACCGTCCGGCTGCAGGGCGACGATCTCGGCGCCGACCCGGTCGGTCGCCACCACCAGAACGGGTAGCTGCCGCTGCTGCCAGCGCAACAGGGGCAACAGGTGCGGGATCGCACCGTAGCTGGCGATCTCCCGCTCCGGCGGTTCCGGCAGCTGACGCACCAGCCGCACCCGCTCTGCGTCGGCGATCACCACCAGGGTGTCCCCGTCGGCGTAGGCCCGGTTCGTCAGCCCGCCGATCACGTCGAGCAGTTCGCCAGGCGCCCCCGCCTCGGCCAGCCGTTGGCGGGCCGCCCGCCAGCGCAGCTGGACCTGCTCGCCGGTGTCCGGGGCCCGGCCGCTGGTGTCCAGGTAGAGCGACACGAACGGGCCGGGGACGGTGGCCAGGTCGGCGAGGGTGGTACGGGGCGTGGTCGAAGTCACCGTAGGTCCTTCCTTGGTCGTCGGCAGGTCGTCCCTTTGCGGTACCCGGTAGCCGCTGCGGATACTCCACCCGGCGTCGCCGGTGCCCTGCCTCGGGTTGACCTACCGGAGTCGGCTGCATGCGACGGATCAGTGCCCACGGCCGAACACGTCGACCAGCCCCCACCGACCGGGGATGTCCAGCAGCTCGATCCGGCCGATGCCGCGCGGCAGGTGCGGGCGGACGATCAGATGCTCGCCCTTCGGGTCGAGACCGAGCATGGAACACAGGAACATCAACACCGCCCCGGCCGACCAGGAGTGCGGGCTGCACGCAGCCGCCAGCTGAACCGGATACTTGGTCAACTTCCGGTCGTAGCCCGCGAACGCGCTGGGCAGGCGGCCGTCGAAGAACTCCGAAGCATCGATGATGGCACCCGCTACCCGGGCGGCTTCCTGATGGAAGCCGTACTGACGCATGCCGTGGGCGATGAGGGCGTTGTCGAACGGCCAGATCGCCCCGGTGTGGAAGCCGACCGGGCTGTACCGCCCGTCGCCCTCGGCAAGGGTACGGATGCCCCAGCCGGTGAAGAGCCGCTCGCTCATCAGATGTTTGACGACGTGCCGAGCCTTGTCCGGGTCGACGATACCGCTCCACAGCAGGTGCCCCATGTTCGAGGCGCAGGCGTCGACGTGGTTGCCATCGGCGTCCACGCCAAGCGCGTAGTAGCGGCCGTCGCGGATCCAGAACCTCTGGTTGAACCGGCGCTTGAGCTCGGCGGCCTGGGCTTCGAGCTCGGCGGCGTACGCCGGATCGTTCCACACCTCACGGGCCAACCGGGCACCGCGACGTTTGGCGTCGTAGGCATAACCCTGGAGCTCGCAAGTAGCCCGGGGGCCGACCGGTATCCGACCATCGCGGTAGGAAATGGCATCGGGCGTGTCTTTCCAGCACTGGTTCTCCACGCCAAGTCGGTCGTTGCGTCTGGCGTACCAGAGGTAGCCGTCGCCCATGATGTCGCCGTACTCGTCGATCCACCGCAACGCCCGTCGGGTGTGGAACTCGAGCTCCTGGGCGATCGAGGTATCTCCGGTCCATCTGTCGTACGCGTCGAGCAGGATGACGAACAGCGGCGTCGTGTCGGCCGCACCGTAGTAGGGGCAGGCGGCGATCTCCCCGAACCCGGCTCGCTCTCCGAACCGGAACTCCTGGAGGATCTTGCCGGGTTCCTCCTCGGCGAAGTCGTCGAGCCGGGTTCCCTGCGCGTCCGCGAGAAAGTGCAGGACGTTCGGCACCATCGACGGGATGAACGGCAGTAGCTGCAGGCAGGTTACGATGCTGTCCCGACCCTGCAGTCCCATCATCCGGGGCAGTCCGGCGGAGAACTGCTGTTCCCCACGCAGGTTCCCGGTAAAACGCAGTGCCGCCAGATCGGTGAGACTGCGGCGGTACGCCTGGTCGAGTGGGGCCGAGTCACAGCTCAGGGTGGGGGCGGCGGCGAGCCACTCGGCCAGCACCCGGCTCGCATCCACCATGCCCGGGGCGTCGAAGTTTGGCGCGGTCACCCGGATGTCCCGCCCATGGATGCCGCGCACCCAGTAGATCAGCTGCAGGACGGTCTCCCACGATCCGTGCGGCCCGACGCTGATGTCGAACGTCATCCCGTGGTCGTCAATCGCCGCCTCAGCGCTGCTGGTGATCACCACTTCACGGCACTGATTCTCCCGGGTGTAGTACATGTGCAGGGTGTCCTGCTCGACAGCGGTGGATATCTTCCCTTTCTTGCGCACGTTGGCGTACTCGGTGGAGTCTGCGAAGTCGGTGGCGATGTCGAGCCGGACCCGTAGGTCGACCGCGACTTCCTGGTGGTTGAGCACGGTCAGCTGCTCCACGAAGGCGCCACCACCGAGGCGACGCTGGCGGATCACCGACATGCTCGCGTCGACGTAGTGGGTCGGCTCGCCCGGAACAAGGAAGTAGCGCGATTCGAAGTACTGAAGGTCGTCAACGGACAGCACGGAGAGGCGTTCGCCGTTGACGGTGAGATTCCAGACGGACAGGTAGCGCATGTCGAAACCGAACAGCCCGGTAGGCATATCCGTCGAGGGCGACACGTCACCGCGCTCGTCGCTGACCATGAACAGGTTGCCTTCGAGGATGCTGGTGTACTTGAGGTTCGTCACCTGGCTTCCTTCCAACCCTCCGCCAGCTGCCGCGGATGCCGGGCACCCACCGTGTCGGGCAGCAGCCAGTTGAACATCGGCAGCAACGCGATCACGCCCTCCAGGGTGAGCCCGAAGCGGATGAATGCGGGGAAGAGTCGTTCCTTCCCGCACAGGATCTGTTCGAACAGCACGCTGTCGATGGCGACGACGCAATCCGCATCGGCACCGGACTGTTCGGCCCGCACGCGGCCCGCCGCGAAACGCAGCAGCCACTGCTCAGTGTGATCGCGGTACCGCACGTCGAAGCGCAGCGAGCCGTCGACTGCTGGGGGCAACCGAGGATCGCGTTCGTGGACGCTGGCGAAGAAGGCCTCCGTGGTCGCTGACAACCCGCCACCTCCCTCGCCTGCCACCTCCCTCGCCTGCTACTGGACGAGTCTGCCGCCAGGCCGGACGCGACATTGCCGATTGCGTCGGCAATCACCCGTCAGGGTGTTTGACGACGCCGTGGGCAGCTCACGCGGGTCCGCGCCGCCGACGCGGACCGCGGTCGGCAGACCCGCCGCCCTCATCGGCGATCCCCGCGCAGCCCCCACACACCACCGTGTATTGACTTTCGTTGATTTGAGCGTGATTCTTAGGTAGGACAGCTTCGGGAGCCGGCAGCCACGCGGGAGCAGGGCAACTCTCCGCAGGACCGTGACGCGCAGCGCACATTCGTGCGCGCTCGCGGGCGACGATCCGTGCTTTCGCTACCGCGCCCCGTACCGGCGCGCACCAACCGAGGTTGGAGTCTGTAATGCCCACACTCACCACCACCGGCCGGCGACCACTCGCGCTGTACGCCCTGGTCGTTGCCGTCGCCGCCGGGCTGCTGCTGACCACCGCACTGGCCAATGTCGCCTCGGCCCATGGATCAGTGCTCGATCCGGCCTCCCGCAACTACGGATGTCTCGACCGCTGGGGCGGGAACCACATGGCACCGGAGATGGCCACCGAGGATCCCATGTGCTATCAGGCATGGCAGGCCAACGCTGCCGCCATGTGGAACTGGAACGGCCTCTACCGCGAAGGCGTCGGCGGCAACCACCAGGGCGCCATCCCAAACGGCCAGCTCTGCAGCGGTGGACGCACCGAGGGCGGCCGCTACAACGCCATGGACGCCATCGGCAACTGGCGGGCCAAGTCAATCAGCAACTCGTTCAGCGTCCGATTGTTCGATCAAGCCAGCCACGGTGCCGACTACATCCGGGTGTACGTGACCCGGCAGGGCTTCAACCCGATCAGCCAGGCACTCGGCTGGGGCAATCTGGAGCTCGTCGCCCAGATCGGCAACACGCCGGCGTCGCAGTGGCAGAGCGTGCCCAGCGGGGTGCAGATCGACATCCCGGCGACCGCGCCGGGGCGCACCGGCCGACACATGGTCTACACCATCTGGCAGGCCAGCCATATGGACCAGTCCTACTACTTCTGCAGCGACGTGAACTTCGGCGGCAGCAACCCGCCGCCCACCACCGCACCTCCGACCACGCCGCCGCCCACCACGGCCCCGCCGACCACGCCGCCGCCCGGCTCGGCCGGCTGCACCGCGTCCTACAGCGTCGCCTCGACCTGGTCCGGCGGCTTCCAGGGTGAGGTCCGGGTGACCGCCGGCTCCTCGGCGATCAGCGGCTGGACGGTGACCCTGGCCTACCCGAGCGGGCAGACCGTGCAGCAGGCGTGGAACGCCACGGTCTCGGCCAGCGGGTCGACGGTGACCGCCCGTAACGTCGCCTACAACGGCAGCCTCGGCGCCGGTGCCAGCACCAGCTTCGGGTTCATCGGCTCGTCGTCCGGCGGCACCCCGTCGGTGACCTGCAGCGCCTCCTGACGGCGTACCGGCCACGCAAACACCCGACCGGGGCGGTGTCGCGACTCGCGACACCGCCCCGGTCGTCATGTCCGGCCCGCCACAGATCGACTCTCGTCGATAGTGGTCGACCACATAACACATTCGAAACAAGCGGTAACACGGACATGATTGTCAGCCATTGCCGGCGTGGTTACAGTCGTACCTTCTCGCCAGCCGGGAAGCGCAGCTCACGGCCGGCGGGCCGGGTCAGCCATGCTGTCCGCCAGTGGATCGACGGTGCCGGGAAACCGCCGCCGCAGAAGGGATCCGCCCATGTCAGGAGTCGTCCGCGCCGCCATCGTCCAGACCGCCTGGACCGGCGACAAGGAATCCATGATCAAAGCCCACGAGGAGTACGTGCGGCAGGCGGCCGCCGCCGGCGCGAAGATCATCTGCTTCCAGGAGCTGTTCTACGGGCCGTACTTCTGCCAGGTGCAGGAGAGCGAGTACTACGCGTACGCCGAGTCGATCCCCGGGCCGACCACCGAACGCTTCGCCGCCCTGGCCGCCGAGCACGGCATGGTGATGGTGCTTCCGATGTACGAACGGGAGCAGGCCGGCATCCTCTACAACACCGCCGCGGTGATCGACGCCGACGGCAGCTACCTGGGCAAGTTCCGCAAGACCCACATCCCCAACGTCAAGGGCTTCTGGGAGAAGTTCTACTTCCGCCCCGGCAACCTCGGCTACCCGGTCTTCGACACCGCCGTCGGCCGCATCGGTGTCTACATCTGCTACGACCGGCACTTCCCGGAAGGCTGGCGGGCGCTCGGCCTGGCCGGCGCACAGATCGTGTTCAACCCGTCGGCGACCAGCCGCAGCCTCTCGTCGTACCTGTGGAAGCTGGAACAGCCGGCGGCGGCGGTGGCCAACGAGTACTTCATCGCCGCGATCAACCGGGTCGGCGTCGAGGCCTCCTACGGCGACAACGACTTCTACGGCACCTCCTACTTCGTCGACCCGGAAGGCAAGTTCGTCGGCGACACCGGGGACCCGTACCAGCCAGAGTTGATCGTCCGCGACCTCGACCTCGGGCTGATCGAGACAGTCCGCAACCGCTGGGCGTTCTACCGCGACCGCCGCCCGGACGCCTACGGCGACCTGGTCCAACCCTGAGCCGGCGGAGGAAGCCATGAGTCTGCTGATCACCGGCGGCACCGTCGTCGGACCGACCGGACCGTACGCCGCCGACGTGCTCGTCGACGGCGAGACGATCGCCGCGATCTTCGCCCCCGGCACCGGACCGACCGACGGGGTCGAGGTCCTCGACGCGGCCGGCAAGTACGTCATCCCCGGCGGCGTCGACGTGCACACCCACATGGAGCTGCCGTTCGGCGGCACGTTCGCCAGCGACACCTTCGACACCGGCACGAAGGCCGCCGCCTTCGGCGGCACCACCACGATCATCGACTTCGCGGTGCAGCGGGCCGGTGAGGTGGTCGGCGACGGGCTGGCCGCCTGGCACGCCAAGGCGCAGGGCAACTGCCACGTCGACTACGGCTTCCACATGATCATCGGCGGGGTTGACGACGAGTCACTCAAGGCGATGGACTCGCTCGTGGCCACCGAGGGCATCACCAGCTTCAAGCTGTTCATGGCGTACCCCGGGGTGTTCTACAGCGACGACGGCCAGATCCTGCGGGCGATGCAGAAGGCCCGCGACAACGGCGCCATGATCATGATGCACGCCGAGAACGGCATCGCCATCGACGTGCTCATCGGCCAGGCGCTGGCCCGGGGCGAAACCGACCCGATCCACCACGGGCTGACCCGCCCGGCCGCGTTGGAGGCCGAAGCGACCAGCCGGGCCATCGCCCTGGCCGGGGTCGCCGCCGACTGCCCGCTCTACATCGTGCACCTGTCCGCCAGCGAAGCACTCGCCGCCGTCGCGACCGCCCGCGACGCCGGCCGCAACGTCTTCGCCGAAACCTGCCCGCAGTACCTCTACCTCACCCTGGAGGACCAGCTCGGCGCGCCCGGCTTCGAAGGCGCCAAGTGGGTCTGCTCCACCCCGCTGCGCAGCAGGCACGAACCCCACCGCGCCGACCTGTGGCGCGGGCTGCGCACCAACGACCTGGCGGTGGTCTCCACCGACCACTGCCCGTTCTGCTTCAAGGACCAGAAGGAACTCGGCCTCGGCGACTTCTCCAAGATCCCCAACGGGATCGGCGGCGTCGAACACCGGGTCGACCTGGTCTACCAGGGCGTCGTCGACGGCAAACTGTCGCTGGCCCGCTGGGTGGAGACGATCGCCACCACGCCGGCCCGGATGTTCGGCCTCTACCCGCGTAAGGGCGTCATCGCCCCCGGCTCCGACGCCGACATCGTCGTCTACGACCCGGCCGGGCGGACCACCATCTCGGCGGCCACCCACCACATGAACATGGACCACTCGGCGTACGAAGGCTTCGAGATCACCGGCAAGGTCGACACCGTGCTGTCCCGGGGCACCGTCCTGGTCACCGGCGACGGTACGTACCACGGACGCGCCGGCCACGGCCGCTACCTGCGCCGTGGCCTGTCGGACTACCTGCTCTGAAGGGGGTACGCCAGATGGACTTCGGCGTCGTGTTCCAGTGTGACCCGCCCGGCCGGGAGCTGGTGTCGTTGGCCCAGCGGGCCGAGCAGGCCGGCTTCAGCCACGTGTGGACGTTCGACTCGCACGTGCTGTGGCAGGAGCCGTTCGTCATCTACAGCCAGATCCTCGCCGCCACCTCGTCGGTGACGGTCGGGCCGATGGTGACCAACCCCAGCACCCGGGACTGGACCGTCACCGCGTCGATGTTCGCCACCCTCAACGAGATGTACGGCAACCGTACGGTCTGCGGCATCGGCCGGGGCGACTCGGCCGTGCGGGTCCTCGGCGCCCGCCCCACCACCCTCGGCGAGCTGCGGGACTGCGTCACCGTCATCCGTGACCTGGCCGCCGGGCGGACCGTGCGTTATCGCGACCGGGACATCACCCTGCCGTGGGTCGACGACGGGGCGCTGGAGGTGTGGGTCGCCGCGTACGGGCCGAAGGCGCTCGCGCTGGCCGGCGAGGTCGGCGACGGCTACATCCTGCAGCTCGCCGACCCGGACATCGCCGCCTGGATGATCGGCGCGGTCCGGACGGCGGCGGAACGCGCCGGCCGCGACCCCGACGCGGTCACCTTCTGCGTCGCCGCCCCCGCCTACGTCGGCGACGACCTGGCCCACCAGCGGGAGCAGACCCGCTGGTTCGGCGGCATGGTCGGCAACCACATCGCCGACATCGTCGCCCGCTACGGCGGTGACGGCAGCGGCGTGCCGAAGGTGCTCACCGACTACATCGCCGGCCGGCAGGGCTACGACTACGCCGAACACGGCCGGGCCGGCAACACCCACACCGACTTCGTACCGGACGAGATCGTCGACCGGTTCTGCCTGCTCGGCCCGGTCGACGAACACCTGCGCCGGCTCGCCGAGCTACGCGACCTCGGCGTCGACCAGTTCGCCGTCTACCTGCAACACGACGCCAAGCAGGAAACCCTGGCCGCGTACGGCGAGCAGATCATCCCCGCGTACCGCCGGGTGGTCGCGTCTTGACCAGCGGCCCGACCAGCAGCTGGGCGCGCCGGGCCGGCGTCGCCGGGGCCGCGCTGGGTGCGCTCGCCCTCGCCGCCGCCGCGTGGGAAGGCTACAAACTGGTCGGCGACCCGGACGGCACCGACCTGTTCGGCGTACCGCTGCTGCCGCGCGCCGACGACGCCGCCATGCCGCACCTGGCCGACGTGGTCGCCGGCCTCGGCGCCGTCGACGTCGCCGCCGGCCAGCCGGTGTGGCGGGTGGTCGTCGACGCCTGCCTGTTCACCCTCGGGGTGACCGGCGTCGGGTTCGCCGCCGGCACCCTGGTCGGGATGGTCCTGGCGGTGGCGATGCAGCGGCTGCGGATCGTCGAACGGGGACTTCTGCCGTACGTGGTGCTGTCGCAGACCGTGCCGCTGGTCGCCCTCGCCCCGGTGATCGCCGGCTGGGGCGGGCGGCTGTCCATCGGCACCTACCCGTGGCAGCCGTGGATGTCGGTCGCGGTGATCGCCGCGTACCTGGCGTTCTTCCCGGTCGCCGTCGGCATGCTGCGCGGCCTGCAGTCGCCGCCGGCCGCCGGGGTCGAGCTGATGCGCAGCTACGCGGCCGGCTGGTGGCGCACCCTGTGGAAGCTGCGGGCTCCGGCCGCGCTGCCGTACCTGTTCCCGGCGCTGCGGCTGGCCGGGGCCGCCGCCGTGGTCGGCGCGGTCGTCGGGGAGATCTCCACCGGCACCCGGGGCGGCATCGGCCGGCTGATCCTGGAATATTCCCGGCAGGCCACCAGCGCCCCGGCGAAGGTGTACGCGGCGATCCTCGGCGCCGCCGCCCTCGGCCTGGTCGTCGCCGCCACGGTGACCCTGCTGGAGCTGGGGCTGACCCGGCACCAGCGGCGGGTGGCGGTGACCGGATGAGCAGTGCATTCGCCGTCGAGATCACCGGGGTCGACAAGGTCTTCAACGCCGGCCGGGCCGACGCGGTCACCGCGCTGACCGGGGTGGAGCTGACCATCGGCCGGGGCGAGTTCGTGTCGCTGATCGGGCCGTCCGGCTGCGGCAAGAGCACCCTGCTGCGGCTGATCGCCGACCTGATCACCCCGACCGCCGGCACGGTCACCGTCAACGGCAAGGCCGCCCGGCAGGCCAGACTCGACCAGGAGTACGGCATCGCCTTCCAGCAGGCCGGTCTCTTCGACTGGCGGACGGTGCGGCGCAACGTGGAGCTGCCGCTGGAGCTGCGCGGGGTGCGGCGGGCGCAGCGCCGGACCCGGGTCGACGAGATGCTGGCCCTCGTCGGGCTCGCCGACTTCGCCGGCCACTACCCGGCTCAGCTCTCCGGCGGCATGCAGCAGCGGGTGGCGATCGCGCGGGCGCTCGCCGTACACCCGCCGTTGCTGTTGATGGACGAACCGTTCGGTGCGCTCGACGAAATGACCCGCGAACGCCTGCAGGACGAGCTTCTCGGCATCTGCGCCCGCACCGCGACCAGCACCGTCTTCGTCACCCACTCGATCTCCGAGGCGGTGTACCTGTCCGACCGGGTGGTGGTGATGTCGGCCCGGCCGGGGCGGATCACCGCCGTCGTCGACGTCGACCTCGGTGCGCGCACCGATCAGACCCGGCAGTCGGCGGAGTTCTTCACCGCCGTCACCGAGGTCCGCCGGGCACTGCGCGGCAGCGGCGCTGCGGCCACCGAGCCGGCAGCGACGTGAGGTCGTTGCGGGCGGCCGGGCCGCCGGT harbors:
- a CDS encoding ABC transporter ATP-binding protein; translated protein: MSSAFAVEITGVDKVFNAGRADAVTALTGVELTIGRGEFVSLIGPSGCGKSTLLRLIADLITPTAGTVTVNGKAARQARLDQEYGIAFQQAGLFDWRTVRRNVELPLELRGVRRAQRRTRVDEMLALVGLADFAGHYPAQLSGGMQQRVAIARALAVHPPLLLMDEPFGALDEMTRERLQDELLGICARTATSTVFVTHSISEAVYLSDRVVVMSARPGRITAVVDVDLGARTDQTRQSAEFFTAVTEVRRALRGSGAAATEPAAT
- a CDS encoding ABC transporter permease subunit, which translates into the protein MTSGPTSSWARRAGVAGAALGALALAAAAWEGYKLVGDPDGTDLFGVPLLPRADDAAMPHLADVVAGLGAVDVAAGQPVWRVVVDACLFTLGVTGVGFAAGTLVGMVLAVAMQRLRIVERGLLPYVVLSQTVPLVALAPVIAGWGGRLSIGTYPWQPWMSVAVIAAYLAFFPVAVGMLRGLQSPPAAGVELMRSYAAGWWRTLWKLRAPAALPYLFPALRLAGAAAVVGAVVGEISTGTRGGIGRLILEYSRQATSAPAKVYAAILGAAALGLVVAATVTLLELGLTRHQRRVAVTG